CGTTGCCTTCTATTTCGAAGATGTCGCAGTACAGATTGGGTTCCAGGGTAATACGAAGATCAACGCCCTCATCCCCCTCTTCGGGCGTGACAGAGACATCGCGAAACATATCAGTATTGTAAAGGGTTCGGATAATTTGTGCAGTTACTGCTCGCGTGAATTGGTCTCCCTCTGAAACAGGAAGGTTTTGTTGTATGCGCGCGGTTTCTTCTGAAGATACACCTTCAATGGTAATTGAACGAATAAGGGGTTCCGCAGAGAGGGTTGTACAGAGGGCCAGCATACACAGGAGGGCAATAGTGAGTTTGTTCATAGGGTCTCCGAATAGCTCCAGTCTCTCATAAACGAGGAAAGTACGAAAATAATTTAATGATACACTGGTGAGTTAGATTTCTCCGGTATTTTTATTACCAGGCAATATACATTTTAGGAAGGGTATATTGGGAAAATAGGAATTCAAAAAGCAAAAGAGGATGTCTTGAATTATTTTAAATGTGTACGAATTTTTTTGCAAAGGTTAGTTACTTCATGACGAGCGAATCTCCCTTAACTTTCACCTCAAACAAAAAGGCACCTCCTACGGATCGTGCGGCCGTTAAAGACAGAACGGTTCTATGGATTGGCGGTGCTGCGGCGATACTCTTTTTCCTTGTTCTCGGGGGGGCTTCAGCGTGGTTCTTTTACACATCCGTGGCAGAAACCCTTCCTGAGCCGGAGCAATTGTCAAATATTAGTCCCTCCCTTGTTACATCGGTGTATGACTCAGAGGGAGAGGTGGTGCATGAGTTTAGTATTGAGCGTCGATTCTGGATGCCCCTCGATTCCTTTCCTGAGCACTTGGTGCAGGCCGTTATTGCCATTGAGGATGCGCGTTTTTACGAGCACTGGGGAATTGACATTCGACGCATCGTCGGTGCAGCCATGGCAAATGTTGTTCAGCGGGGATATTCGCAGGGGGCTTCAACCCTCACGCAACAACTGGCGCGAAATGCTTTTTTAACCCATGATAAGCGGATTATGCGGAAAATCCGGGAGATTTTAACGGCCATCGATTTGGAGCGATATTATATAAAAGATGAAATTCTCGAGCTCTATCTCAATATGGTATACATGGGGGCAGGGGTTTATGGGATGGAGGCCGCCAGTCAGCAGTATTTTAGTAAATCCGTGTATGATTTGAGTCTTCATGAATCGGCCTTGCTTGCCGCGGCTGTTCAGCGCCCCGAAGCGTTTCGCCCTGATCGTGATGCCAATCATACCCGAGGGTTTAACAGGCGGAACACTGTTCTGGCAGCCATGGCGCGTAATGGCTTTATCTCAGAGGAGGATTTTCATCATTATCGGGAACAACCCATTGAGGCAACGCCGGCGCAGCGCACCTCGGCACAGGCTCCCTATTTTGTTGAAGAGGTTCGTCGGCAGGTGTTACGTATGTTTGGTGAAGATCGGTTATATCATCAAGGTTTATCCATATATACTACCTTGGATACAGAGGCGCAAGCCGTGGCCGAAGAGGCCGTTACAGCTCATCTAGATACCTTGCAGCGTATTCCCAACAGGCTCTTTATTACGGAGAATCGTGCATGGGAAATGATTGGTGTATCGCGCGACTCCCTCTTTGATAATTTCTCCCAGCTCTACGATGAACATCGAGATACCTTTGAGGCATTGCATGACTCATTAAAGCTTCGACAATTACAAACGTCCGTGGTAACTCTTGATAATAGCTCCGGTGCGGTTCGTGTGTTAATCGGTGGGCGGGACTTCTCCGAGAGCCGCTATAATCGTGCCATGCAGGGCGGTCGCCAACCCGGCTCAGCCTTTAAGCCCTTCGTGTACACCGCTGCCTTAAAGCAGGGATATACCCCGGCGACACAAATTATTGATAAACCTGTCACCATTGAAACCTCCGAAGGGGAGTGGCGTCCGGTCAATTTTGACCGGCGGTTTCACGGCGAAGTTTCCCTTGAGTATGCTGTACGGCGTTCCCTGAATCTTGTCGTGATAGAGGTGCTCCTGGATATTGGTGCCACAGATGTTATTTCTCTTGCCCGACGAATGGGTATTTCTGGACACTTGCCTGCAGTTCCTGCTCTTGCAATTGGTGCTGGTAATGTGAGCAACCTCGAATTAACAAGGGCATACAGCGTGTTTCCAAATCAGGGTACGCTTCGTCAAACCTATCTCATCGATTCTATTGTTGATAATCACGGACGAGTGATCTTTCGTAATGACCTTGAGGAACAGGAGGTTCTCTCTCCAGATGTTGCAACGGTAATGACAAAAATGCTTGAAAAGGTTGTCTCTGAGGGGACTGCCGGTGCTGTTCGTCGTGAGGGGTTTCGTCATCCCACTGCGGGAAAGACAGGGACCAGCAATAACTATTCTGATGCTTGGTTTGTGGGGTATACACCCCGTTACACAACCGGAGTGTGGGTAGGGGCCGATCAGCGTAGAACCATGGGGCGGGGTATTACGGGGTCCCGCGGTGCAATTCCTATTTGGACACCCCTTATGCAAAGTCTTCACGATGAGGCATCCCGTGAGGAGTTTCCTCTCACCGATGAGGTTGTAGAGCATCGTGTTTGCGAGGATACGGGAGAGTTGGCTACATCCCATTGTCCCCGACGGTATACTACGCATTTTCTGCGGAGTAATGTTCCGGATCGCTGTACAGAGCATGGGGTAGAGCAACGCCGTGACACCTCAAATGTGATCGACTATTTTGGTACCCCCCCAGATTCGCGTGACCGTGATGAAGAGGAGGATCCTTCATCACAGATGCTCTTTTAGAGGCGGGGGGTAATAGTTCTACAATAGGCTGCGATACCCTGAAGCACCAAGTGCGGTATGTACTGGACGGAGATACTCATATATGGTGCCACGGTGTCCCAGCTTCCTCCCGTTGCGATAATACGTGGTGATTGAACAAAAGAAGCAAGGTGGGATACGCACTTTTCAATGCCGCCACAAGTGTCCAGAAGGATACCTCCGGAAAGGGCTTCTCTGGTATTCTGAGGGATTGTTGGCGAAAGAAAAAGCCCTCTTGACTCCAGTGCTGTAGCAAGACGGGGGGTTTTCTGACACAATCCATCTCTCTTTGCGGTAATACCGGGGAGTATAAAACCCCCGCAAAAGACATTGGTATCTTTGAGAAGGTCTATGGTGATGGCGGTTCCGGCGTCTATAATAATACAGTTTTCTTGTGGATAGTGGTATAATGCCCCAAGAGCGCCAAGGGCACGATCTATACCAAGCTCTCCCGGTGCATACGCCGAGCTGAGGGGTATCTTCTGTGCTTGACAAAGTATGACTGTCGTGCTGAACCTTGAAAAGAGGGCTGCGGTGTGCTCAGGGGCACGTACAGAGCTCAGGCAAAGGGGGAGCCCCCTCTGCTCTTCTCCTAAGATACGGGGTAGATCGTCCGGGCATAGGGGGTGTTGTATACTCCAAACACTTTCCGGTGTGTGGGTACTTCCCCTAAAGAGACCTACTTTGATGCAGCTATTACCCTCATCAACAGCAAGAAATCTCACTTTGCTCCTTTTCCGGTGAAGACCACAAGAATTGTTTGAATTATAATTTTTATATCGAGAAGGAGGGACATGTTTTCAAAGTAGTAGAGGTCATACATCACCTTGGTCTTCACATCCTCTATGGTTTCATCATATTTATGTTTTACCTGTGCCCAACCGGTGATTCCCGGCTTCATTTTAAGTCGCTTCACATACCACGGAATTTCTTTTCGAAGTTTATCTATGAAGAACTGTCGTTCTGGTCGTGGCCCGACAAAACTCATTTCTCCCTTCAGTACATTGATAAGCTGGGGTATTTCATCAAGGCGAGTTTTTCGCATAAATCGCCCAAAGGGGGTAATGCGTGGATCATTGTCCGTTGCCCACTGTGGGCCGCTTCGTGCTTCAGCATCAACGTACATGGAGCGAAATTTCATCATAATAAAGGGTTTGCCGTTTTGTCCAATCCGTTCTTGTTTATATACGGCGGGACCAGGGTCGGTGATTTTTACCATGGCAGCAACAAGGCCCCAGAGAGGGGCAAAGGGAACAAGAATGGTGAGAGATATGACAATGTCAAAGAGACGTTTGATTTGCGCTTGCCATCCGGGCATGTGGTCTTGGAGGAGTACTATCAAGGGAACACCGGCGATATCATGGGTTTTGAGGTGGCCGGAAATGACATCCATGAGAGATGGTGCAAGGTAGATGGTGAGCTTTTCGTCCCAACAGTATTTTAAGATATTGAGGATATCCCGCGCAGAGTTGGTCATATGTGAAATAATCAAACCGTTTATTTGATATTTTTCAGTTATTTCAGGAATGTCAGCGCTTTTGCCCAGGATTGGGTAGCCGTAATGCTTTCCCTTTTGAGTGTCATCAATAAACCCGATAAAGGTATATCCCAGTTCGGGGTGTTGTTCGATTTCCCGAATGAGCTTGAGAGATGATTTGTTTGCCCCGGTAATCACAATGTTTTGTGTGGCAATACCTTTTTTGAAAAGCCAACCATAGATACTGTGCATAATAAAACGAATACCCGTTGCGGCAAGCAGTAGGGTAATTGCATAGGTGACGAGGAGGTGGCCACGCAGTTGTTCAATAAAATGGGTGACGCGGGTAATTCGATCAACCTCTTCGTTTTGTGCTAAGGTGATAAGCTGGTCGCTGAACAGCATAATGAAAAGCAGGAATATGCCGATACAAATGGTTCGTGCCACCACAAAGAATTCATCTAAGCGCGATTCTTTGTACCAGTCCCGATACAACCCGTTGAAAAAATAGAGTATTAGCCATGCCATGGTTGATACAAAGGCCAAGGAGGGGGTAAAAAAGTCAAGTATCGTATCTACGTATCCCGGGCTAAATAAGGAGATCTCCTGACGTAAGGAGTAGGTTATGATTAAGGCAACATTAATTGCAAGAATATCAAAGAGAAGAGTTGTTATTTTTTCGATCAGTCGATGGCCCATAGGGTTGTGTTCCAAGGAAGAGTATGGTTTTTGGTCAATTTGCTTTTAAATATACTTTCCTGCAAAGAGGGATACCTATATATATATTTGATTCGTGAACCCTTTTCCGGAGGCCTTTTATGAGACGGTATGCCCCCTGTATCGTGCTCTTCATTTTCCTGAGCGCCTGTGATACTCGTCAAACAGGTCTTCAAAAAGGGGCGGCAACAGCAAAGGGGGGCGAGCAACGTATTGAACAAACGGCTCTACATGCATACGATGGGGGAACGCTGTTGTGGGTATTGGAAACCGATCTACTCTATCGTTCACACGGGGATACACCAATTCAGGTAATTCCGGTACAAATGGAGCTTTTTACCGACACCGGCACGGTGGGGACCAATGTTGTTGCCGATTCTGGTTTAACCTCTGAGTCAATGGATCATTTTCGTCTGTGGGGGGCTGTGTCCATTGAGACCTGGGATGGAAAACAGATTCGTAGTGAAACCCTCTACTGGGATAAGGAAACACGCCAATTGCACTCACCGGACTATGTGGAGATACAACTGCCTTCGGGAGAAAAAATGTGGGGGCGTGGGTTTGAAGCGGCGGAAGACTTTTCCTGGTGGGTCTTTCACGAAGATGTCCAGGGGGAGTTTCGTAATTTTGAAGCGCTTATTGGTCGGAACGAGGGCTGACGAATGGGGCTAAAACTCTTTCTTTTTCTTTGCATTGGTGTGAGTATTTCCGTAGGCGAAGGATTGCTCCACCTGATACACGCACAGCGAAATGAGAATGTATTTGAAGATAATCGTTTGATAAATCGCTTAATGGGAGATGTGCGATTTCGCTATGATGATATGGTGATCGGTGCCGATACGGTAGAGGTGTTTCGTCGTGAGGGGCGTTTTGCGCTCCGAGGTAATCTCCGCATTGATCGTCCCGGATACGGTGTTCGCGCCGAGCGGGGCACCTACGACTCCGATCTGGCTCGTATTCGTCTCACGGGAGATGTTTCTGCCCATGACACCGTGGGAATGGCGACCCTCTTTGGTGACACGGCCGATTATTTCATGCAGCACGACAGCCTGTTTGTATTTTCCCGAAGTGGGGTTGTAACGTGGGCTGATACGTCTCTCACGGACAGCATGTCCGTACTTCAGTCGCATACCTTAAGCTATTTTGATGGCAGGTTTGATGCTGCAAGAGAGGTACGTATTACCGACGGAGACCTCCTTTCTCGGAGTGATTCTGCACGGTTTTGGCCTCGTCGTGACTCTGCTTTTCTCTTTGGAAATGTTCATGTGGAAGCCGGTGATGCCGAGCTTATGGCTGATACGCTTACTGTACAGCAGACAGGGCAATTTACGGAGCGATTTTCTGCCTTTGGGGGAGATCCGGCGTTGTTTATACAAGGTGATGCCGAGCGGTATGAACTATATGGAGATACCTTGGTGTTTACCGTACAGGATGCAGTGGTGCAGTATCTGGATGTGTATGGCCGGGGACGTTTTCGTCAGTACGACTCCTCTTCTCCTCTGCCTCAAGTATCCCTCTCCGGAGAAACGCTCTTTATCGATCTTTCCCGTGGATATCCAGAGCAACTACACGCCTATGGCAGTGTTGAAATACTGCAGTATGAACGCCATAGAGATGATCATACCACCTTGCGTGCCGATACCGTTTATGCAACCATGGATTCTGCCGGAACGGTGCGCTCCATGGATTCATGGATACCGGCCATGGTATCCTTTGGGTCTGATTTCGGGGGGACGGATTCATTGCGGGGAGATACTGTGCGGTATGAGTGGCTCAGCGAAGAAACACAGTATGTGTATGCGCGTGGTCGTGCTCGGGGCATCACCCGTATTGACTCGCATACGGTAAACTCCGTGGCTGGTGATGAGATTGATCTTCGCGTGGGCCACGGTCTTGATGCCGTGGTAATTCGGGGAGAGGTATCTGGAAGAGTGAAACAGACTGGCAAAAGGCGGGGGCAAGACCGTGAGTGAACAAAAAAACGGATTGAAGTTGTAGAGCTAATAAAGAAGTTTTCCGGGAGAGTGGTGGTAGATCGGGTCTCTCTGTTTCTTGAAAAGGGTGAAATTGTGGGGCTTCTGGGGCCGAATGGGGCGGGTAAAAGTACGACCTTTAATATGATTGTGGGAAATGTTACTCCCGATGCCGGAGCGATCTTTCTCAATGGGAAATCTGTTTCTAAGACTCCCATGCATCGGCGTGCCCGGTTGGGAATCGGCTATCTTCCGCAAGATGCATCGGTGTTTCGTCGTCTCACCGTGGAGGAAAATATTCTTGCTGTTCTTGAGGGCCGCGGTTTATCGCCGCAGCAGCGGTATGAAAAAACAGAGCGTCTCTTAGATGAGTTTAATATTACAAAATTGCGTAAAAGCCCGGGATATGCCCTGTCCGGTGGCGAGCGGCGTCGTGCTGAGATTGCTCGTTGTCTTTCCATAGACCCCGATTTTATCTTGTTGGATGAGCCCTTTGCCGGAGTTGACCCCATTGCTGTAGAAGAGATACAGGCTATTGTTGGGCAACTGCGGGACAAAGGGTATGGTGTGTTGATTACAGACCATTCTGTTCGTGAGACCTTGCGTATTACCGATCGAACGTATATTATGTCAGATGGGGAAATCTTAATACACGGTACATCCCAAGAGCTTTCAGAAAATGAAGAGGCTCGCCGTATTTACCTGGGAAAGAACTTTAGACTGGATTGACCTATGATAAAGTTAGTTGCATTTTTTTGGGAGTGCTCTCTTGTGTCGGCGTGGCTGCTATGGTTGATGTTTCTTTTCAGTATGACCGCTGGGGAGAAGAGGAGAGCATGTTGCGTGGGGTTGTTGCTCTTGGCCCTGATGAGTCGGGGGAGTATGCGCGTCGCCCCCTGCAGGTGTATGTTGTTGTTGATGTGTCTGAAGGGCTGTATGGAGGCATGACCCAGGAAATCTCTGATGCTGTTACAGCTCTTGTCTCCACGCTCTCTGCGGAAGACCAATACGCACTTATTTCCTACTCTGGCTCTGTTCGCACGCTCATGCCCTTTCAGAGCGCAGCGGAACCAGATACGGCTGCTTTGGGACAAGAAATTCGCGGGCTTTCCCTCGAGCGGGGGCGGAGTTACAGCACGGTGTTTTCCCGCTTGAAGAGCCTTGCGGAAAACTCTTCTGCCGGCAGTGACTACCGAAGCTGTGTTATTTTCTTTACTCATGGGAGCCCCGATGACAGAGATCTCTCTGCCTCTATTGATAGCATGATTTCCTATGGGGGTACGGCAGGTCTGTCTTTTTATACGATTGGCTATGGCGATGATCTTGCCGATAGAGAACTAATTCGGCTTGCCGAAGAGACCGGCGGGCGTGCCATGTATGTTGAAGAAAATAGCGCTCGTGATATTGGAGAGCGGATCCAGGTCATCGGCAGTGAAGTGGTTCAGCCGGCTCGATACGATATTGAGCTCACCTTTTCTCATGAGCTTTCATTTTATGCCCAGGATGGGAGCGTGTACACAGCAGAAAGATATTTCATTAATAGTATCCCCGAGGAGGGGGAAAAATATATTTTCTTTCACATTGCAGATGATGATCTCGCGGGTGCAGATCTCGATATTACCTATGAGTATTTCCTCGCTACGAGGGGTGTTGAAAGATCAGGACGGCACAGTGAACGGATTCCGTCCCGGGCTTCAAGTAGAAATTTTGATACATATGCTGCCCCGAAGATTATATTACACTCTGTGTTGCGCAATTTTCTGGAACAAGAGGCGACCTTACTGCGGTCGGATGTAGATTTTCGTCGTTCCTTTGCTTCTGCCATGGGGCGATCGCTCCTTGAGCCTCTTGAAGAGGCGACGCGGCAGATAGCAACGGAGGAGATGCAGGATGTATATACTGTAATAGATGATTATGCTAATGTGTTATATGGTAATCCAATAGACGATGATGTTGAGTTGCTGTTTAGGCAAATGAAATATAAACTCCATGATTGCAAATTTGGGTATTAACAGGGGATTATATGAAAAGAATTCTTATTACCGGTCCAAAGGCTTCAGGCAAGAGCAATATTGGCAATCGGCTGGCTGAGCTTCTGCATGTAGATTTTTATGATCTGGATAACATGATTGAGACTCTTTTTCGCAAGGAAAAGGGTGCGCGGCTTAATTTTCGGGAAATCTACCGACGCCATGGTGAAGCGGTATTTCGCGATTACGAGATACGGAGTGCCCGTGAGATCGCCCATAAGAGTCCGGTAGTGCTAAGTACGGGCGGCACCTCCTTTCTCTTGTCGGAGATTCGAGAGATCTTTTCGAAGGACACATACGTAATTCTTCTCAAAAATGATTATGAAGTTTTATGGGAGCGCGTTGCCAAAAATGGAACACCGGCCTATCTTGAGGATGTGGAGGAGCCGAAGCGGACGTTCTTCAATCGTGTTGACAAGGTTATTGAGGCCATAGAGCCGGATGCGGATATTGTTTTTGATACAAATGATCTTTCCATAGAAGATGTGGCACAAATGCTTGATATGGAGCTGGATCGTCGTGGTATTTCTTTGCGGGAATAAGTTTTTTCGATAAACAAGATTGAAAGGCAGATTTTTTCTGCCTTTTTTTTGTATCATTGGTATACTATGTAAGGATATGTTTATTTCTTTGGGAGTGTGATTATGGTACATACAGTACTTCTTTGTATTTTTTTCCTGAGCATGACAACCGTGGCTGATTCAGTGGATGAGGCTGTGTTTGCCCTGCAGCGATCTCAGGAGCTGCGTAAGTCTGGTACAGCCCTTGTAATTAGTGGAGCTGTCCTGATGGGGGGCGGAGCTGCCATGGCATATGCCTATGATTCTGACAGCGGAGATGGAGCCTTGTCCCTCGGGCTTGGTATTACGTCTTTTGCTGGTGGCGCTTTTCTTGAAGTGCTTGGTGTGCGCGACCTTATTGCATCTCGCCGTATTTTAACACAAGCAGCAGAAAAAGCACCTGCTCTTCGAATTTCTCCCGGAGAAATAGCCCTTATTGCACGGTTTTAGGTTAGGTGCGCTTGCCGGATCGAGGGTGGGCTTGGTGAAAGGCCTGAGCGATTCTCTGTTTTGAAAGATGCGTGTAGATTTGAGTGGTATCAAGGCTGGAGTGCCCAAGGAGCTCTTTTACAACGCGAATATCTGCACCATGGTCCAGGAGATGCGAGGCGTAGGTATGGCGTAGAGTGTGGGGGGTATGAGAATCTTCGTCGGTAATGTGGTGTAATACTTTTTTTACAATACGCTCTATCTGACGGCGTGAAAGCCGCTTTTCTCCAGTACTGGTAAAGAGGGGAGCGTCTTTGCATTTTGTTCCTCGATCCTGTGTAAGATAGGTCATAAGGCAGCTCAGGCTCTGTGGAGTGGTCGGAACAATTCTTGTTTTTTCTCCTTTACCCACAACCCGAATAAGTCCTTTTTCCCATTCGATATCACCGATATTTGCTCTGTGTAATTCACTGAGGCGAAGACCACTCCCATAGAATAACTCTATCAGAGCTTGGTTGCGTCGTGCCTGAGGGCCGGAGTATTTCATGTGTTGCAGGGCAGCTGTATGCCGCTCTTCGATGATTCCGGGCAGGCAACGGGAAGCGTTTTTCGGTGATCCCAGGCTGGCAAGGGGGTCTGTTGAAAGATATGATCGAAGAAGGCAAAAGGTAATGAAGCTTTGCAAGGCTGCGCGTTTACGTCGAATTGTTGCGGGGCTGTTTCCCATGGTATGAAGGGTGTGCAAGACGTGTCGAACCACAGAGCGGTGGAGTATCTCCTGTACATGTGGCGGAGAAGAGGGGCACAGCGTTTTGCCTTCGGCAATAAATGACTCTAAATCTCTTTTATAGGCATCTCTGGTGTGTTTTGAATGATGTCTGAGGGAGCGAAGGAACTCTTCAAGGCAGCGGTGTATCTCCACGGTGCGTATCCTTTTGCGTATCAAGAATCTTTGAGATAATATAATTACTTTTGTTCAGCTTCTGGGCAAGAAGTTTTGCCATGAAAAAGCTATAATGCGGATATTGATTCAGCTTAAGGATAAAGTCAATTTTGTCAATAGGGATGATTTGTGCGTCCGTAAGACTACGTACGGTGGCTGTGCGCTTTCCCGACGTAAGAAGAGCCATTTCACCAATAAATACATGATCAGGAGTAATTGTTGAGATGCGAACTGAGTTGACCGAAACGGCAAAGCGCCCGCTCACAATAAAGAAGAGGGTATTGCTTACTTCATCTTCGCGGATAATGGTTGTTCCTGCGGTGATCTTTACGGGGTCTTTGTCACGAAAAATAATGGGTATTTCATTTGCTATGGTGTCTCTATGATTAATAAGGCAGTTGACGATATTGCCCTTGGGGTTGTAGTGAAGGCGGTCAAGACTTGAGAGAGCGATCATTATTCCTCGACCATTTTCACCGGTATAGTCTATATATTTTGTTTCATGAAGGTACTTTTTCCAGTTAAACCCCTTGCCTTCATCAATGATGGTAAACACGGACCCTTCCGTGGTGATTTTGTATGAAAATGTGACCCGTCGTTGCTGAATATGCTTTTTCGACAGGCGCTGCTTGATGAGTTGGTCAATTGGTTTTCCCGCGCTTAGATAGGATTTCTTTTCATTGTAGCCAATCTCGCAATTGCCGTGTTCCACGGCGTTTACCAAGAGTTCCATAAGAGCTGTAGTGACTTGGCTTTTACGATGCCAATCTATTTTTCCGGTGTTGTACAGCAGAGAGGTCACAAGGTTTACCAACACTTCCACTTCAGTAATGGAATTGGCAATGCGGTAGGTTCCCATACAGCCGAAATCATAGTTCTGCGGAACAGCCCTATCGGAAAGAAGGTTTCGATTTAATCGAATCACCTTGAGAATAACCGGAAGGTCTTCACGGATCTCAAACTTAGAAAGCCCTGCGGCAAGATTTACCACTCGGGAACCACTGATTTGTCGAGCTGTTTTATGACAGTTATAAATGGTGATAACATTT
This portion of the Chitinivibrio alkaliphilus ACht1 genome encodes:
- a CDS encoding sugar transferase, with product MGHRLIEKITTLLFDILAINVALIITYSLRQEISLFSPGYVDTILDFFTPSLAFVSTMAWLILYFFNGLYRDWYKESRLDEFFVVARTICIGIFLLFIMLFSDQLITLAQNEEVDRITRVTHFIEQLRGHLLVTYAITLLLAATGIRFIMHSIYGWLFKKGIATQNIVITGANKSSLKLIREIEQHPELGYTFIGFIDDTQKGKHYGYPILGKSADIPEITEKYQINGLIISHMTNSARDILNILKYCWDEKLTIYLAPSLMDVISGHLKTHDIAGVPLIVLLQDHMPGWQAQIKRLFDIVISLTILVPFAPLWGLVAAMVKITDPGPAVYKQERIGQNGKPFIMMKFRSMYVDAEARSGPQWATDNDPRITPFGRFMRKTRLDEIPQLINVLKGEMSFVGPRPERQFFIDKLRKEIPWYVKRLKMKPGITGWAQVKHKYDETIEDVKTKVMYDLYYFENMSLLLDIKIIIQTILVVFTGKGAK
- a CDS encoding VWA domain-containing protein, giving the protein MVDVSFQYDRWGEEESMLRGVVALGPDESGEYARRPLQVYVVVDVSEGLYGGMTQEISDAVTALVSTLSAEDQYALISYSGSVRTLMPFQSAAEPDTAALGQEIRGLSLERGRSYSTVFSRLKSLAENSSAGSDYRSCVIFFTHGSPDDRDLSASIDSMISYGGTAGLSFYTIGYGDDLADRELIRLAEETGGRAMYVEENSARDIGERIQVIGSEVVQPARYDIELTFSHELSFYAQDGSVYTAERYFINSIPEEGEKYIFFHIADDDLAGADLDITYEYFLATRGVERSGRHSERIPSRASSRNFDTYAAPKIILHSVLRNFLEQEATLLRSDVDFRRSFASAMGRSLLEPLEEATRQIATEEMQDVYTVIDDYANVLYGNPIDDDVELLFRQMKYKLHDCKFGY
- a CDS encoding LptA/OstA family protein, encoding MGLKLFLFLCIGVSISVGEGLLHLIHAQRNENVFEDNRLINRLMGDVRFRYDDMVIGADTVEVFRREGRFALRGNLRIDRPGYGVRAERGTYDSDLARIRLTGDVSAHDTVGMATLFGDTADYFMQHDSLFVFSRSGVVTWADTSLTDSMSVLQSHTLSYFDGRFDAAREVRITDGDLLSRSDSARFWPRRDSAFLFGNVHVEAGDAELMADTLTVQQTGQFTERFSAFGGDPALFIQGDAERYELYGDTLVFTVQDAVVQYLDVYGRGRFRQYDSSSPLPQVSLSGETLFIDLSRGYPEQLHAYGSVEILQYERHRDDHTTLRADTVYATMDSAGTVRSMDSWIPAMVSFGSDFGGTDSLRGDTVRYEWLSEETQYVYARGRARGITRIDSHTVNSVAGDEIDLRVGHGLDAVVIRGEVSGRVKQTGKRRGQDRE
- the lptB gene encoding LPS export ABC transporter ATP-binding protein, encoding MEVVELIKKFSGRVVVDRVSLFLEKGEIVGLLGPNGAGKSTTFNMIVGNVTPDAGAIFLNGKSVSKTPMHRRARLGIGYLPQDASVFRRLTVEENILAVLEGRGLSPQQRYEKTERLLDEFNITKLRKSPGYALSGGERRRAEIARCLSIDPDFILLDEPFAGVDPIAVEEIQAIVGQLRDKGYGVLITDHSVRETLRITDRTYIMSDGEILIHGTSQELSENEEARRIYLGKNFRLD
- a CDS encoding penicillin-binding protein 1A encodes the protein MTSESPLTFTSNKKAPPTDRAAVKDRTVLWIGGAAAILFFLVLGGASAWFFYTSVAETLPEPEQLSNISPSLVTSVYDSEGEVVHEFSIERRFWMPLDSFPEHLVQAVIAIEDARFYEHWGIDIRRIVGAAMANVVQRGYSQGASTLTQQLARNAFLTHDKRIMRKIREILTAIDLERYYIKDEILELYLNMVYMGAGVYGMEAASQQYFSKSVYDLSLHESALLAAAVQRPEAFRPDRDANHTRGFNRRNTVLAAMARNGFISEEDFHHYREQPIEATPAQRTSAQAPYFVEEVRRQVLRMFGEDRLYHQGLSIYTTLDTEAQAVAEEAVTAHLDTLQRIPNRLFITENRAWEMIGVSRDSLFDNFSQLYDEHRDTFEALHDSLKLRQLQTSVVTLDNSSGAVRVLIGGRDFSESRYNRAMQGGRQPGSAFKPFVYTAALKQGYTPATQIIDKPVTIETSEGEWRPVNFDRRFHGEVSLEYAVRRSLNLVVIEVLLDIGATDVISLARRMGISGHLPAVPALAIGAGNVSNLELTRAYSVFPNQGTLRQTYLIDSIVDNHGRVIFRNDLEEQEVLSPDVATVMTKMLEKVVSEGTAGAVRREGFRHPTAGKTGTSNNYSDAWFVGYTPRYTTGVWVGADQRRTMGRGITGSRGAIPIWTPLMQSLHDEASREEFPLTDEVVEHRVCEDTGELATSHCPRRYTTHFLRSNVPDRCTEHGVEQRRDTSNVIDYFGTPPDSRDRDEEEDPSSQMLF
- a CDS encoding tyrosine-type recombinase/integrase produces the protein MEIHRCLEEFLRSLRHHSKHTRDAYKRDLESFIAEGKTLCPSSPPHVQEILHRSVVRHVLHTLHTMGNSPATIRRKRAALQSFITFCLLRSYLSTDPLASLGSPKNASRCLPGIIEERHTAALQHMKYSGPQARRNQALIELFYGSGLRLSELHRANIGDIEWEKGLIRVVGKGEKTRIVPTTPQSLSCLMTYLTQDRGTKCKDAPLFTSTGEKRLSRRQIERIVKKVLHHITDEDSHTPHTLRHTYASHLLDHGADIRVVKELLGHSSLDTTQIYTHLSKQRIAQAFHQAHPRSGKRT
- a CDS encoding type III pantothenate kinase; the encoded protein is MRFLAVDEGNSCIKVGLFRGSTHTPESVWSIQHPLCPDDLPRILGEEQRGLPLCLSSVRAPEHTAALFSRFSTTVILCQAQKIPLSSAYAPGELGIDRALGALGALYHYPQENCIIIDAGTAITIDLLKDTNVFCGGFILPGITAKRDGLCQKTPRLATALESRGLFLSPTIPQNTREALSGGILLDTCGGIEKCVSHLASFVQSPRIIATGGSWDTVAPYMSISVQYIPHLVLQGIAAYCRTITPRL
- the lptC gene encoding LPS export ABC transporter periplasmic protein LptC; its protein translation is MRRYAPCIVLFIFLSACDTRQTGLQKGAATAKGGEQRIEQTALHAYDGGTLLWVLETDLLYRSHGDTPIQVIPVQMELFTDTGTVGTNVVADSGLTSESMDHFRLWGAVSIETWDGKQIRSETLYWDKETRQLHSPDYVEIQLPSGEKMWGRGFEAAEDFSWWVFHEDVQGEFRNFEALIGRNEG
- a CDS encoding shikimate kinase; the protein is MKRILITGPKASGKSNIGNRLAELLHVDFYDLDNMIETLFRKEKGARLNFREIYRRHGEAVFRDYEIRSAREIAHKSPVVLSTGGTSFLLSEIREIFSKDTYVILLKNDYEVLWERVAKNGTPAYLEDVEEPKRTFFNRVDKVIEAIEPDADIVFDTNDLSIEDVAQMLDMELDRRGISLRE